A single genomic interval of Oceanithermus profundus DSM 14977 harbors:
- a CDS encoding TolC family protein, whose protein sequence is MRHPTRLTAPLSLALAFVLVAAVALGGRARAAAPEDALGYLPPDHDLLVEQALLARIDYVAAQVGVSGQLKAKVQQGGVYTASGSLGWSYAPEQLLSRKQALENAERAVRRSLRRGVFDALAAYAELYKSYARLQLSQRLRDRARAAGEADTKAEIDHEEALVQFELAQQEAAAYGLQGPPAAAPVLFQLPEVPLEDVPDYRRDLYALQRARFKLRRLWAGFAPDLSVWAGVGNDGGRFQVSASSRGPSTQLVVKTPGSGNGSWEYGFELALTVPLDATAYTAVRRAQLELQQRSERFAQARSRVETKRERYRQSAAFAERRVRLALEELRSVEEKLAAARSGSGEASADELELQLYELQIRLADLWTGYLRKVYNYLDYVDAAWELQSPAR, encoded by the coding sequence ATGCGCCACCCCACCCGCCTGACCGCTCCGCTGTCCCTGGCCCTGGCGTTCGTCCTGGTTGCGGCGGTCGCGCTCGGCGGCCGGGCCCGGGCGGCCGCGCCCGAGGACGCGCTCGGCTACCTCCCGCCCGACCACGACCTGCTCGTGGAGCAGGCGCTCCTCGCCCGGATCGACTACGTCGCGGCGCAGGTGGGGGTCTCCGGACAGCTCAAGGCCAAGGTCCAGCAAGGGGGCGTCTACACCGCGAGCGGCTCCCTGGGCTGGTCGTACGCCCCGGAACAGCTCCTCAGCCGCAAGCAGGCCCTGGAGAACGCTGAGCGCGCGGTACGCCGCAGCCTGCGCCGCGGCGTCTTCGACGCGCTTGCGGCCTACGCCGAGCTGTACAAGAGCTACGCGCGGCTGCAGCTAAGCCAACGCCTGCGGGACCGGGCGCGGGCGGCGGGCGAGGCGGACACCAAGGCCGAGATAGACCACGAAGAAGCCCTCGTCCAGTTCGAACTGGCCCAGCAGGAGGCCGCCGCCTACGGCCTGCAAGGCCCGCCCGCGGCCGCGCCCGTGCTCTTCCAGCTGCCCGAGGTGCCGCTCGAAGACGTGCCCGACTACCGGCGCGACCTCTACGCGCTGCAACGCGCGCGCTTCAAACTCCGGCGCCTCTGGGCCGGCTTTGCCCCCGACCTGTCGGTCTGGGCGGGGGTGGGCAACGACGGGGGCCGCTTCCAGGTTTCCGCCTCCAGCCGCGGCCCTTCGACCCAGCTCGTGGTCAAGACGCCGGGAAGCGGGAACGGGAGCTGGGAGTACGGCTTCGAGCTCGCCCTCACCGTACCGCTGGACGCGACGGCCTACACGGCCGTGCGCAGGGCGCAGCTCGAGCTGCAGCAACGCAGCGAGCGCTTCGCGCAGGCCCGGTCGCGCGTGGAGACGAAGCGGGAACGTTACCGCCAGAGCGCCGCGTTCGCCGAGCGCCGCGTGCGGCTGGCCCTTGAGGAGCTGCGAAGCGTGGAGGAAAAGCTGGCGGCCGCGCGCAGCGGATCGGGCGAGGCGTCCGCCGACGAGCTGGAGCTGCAACTCTACGAGCTGCAGATCCGCCTGGCGGACCTCTGGACCGGCTACCTGCGCAAGGTCTACAACTACCTCGACTACGTGGACGCCGCCTGGGAACTGCAAAGCCCCGCACGTTGA